One segment of Bradyrhizobium sp. CB2312 DNA contains the following:
- a CDS encoding MFS transporter produces MSAQGMPSAAGTTAGTSKETPKGAWTVTFLLFLFMLVNFADKIVVGLAGVPIMTDMKLSAEQFGLLGSSFFFLFSISAIVVGFIVNKVPTRWVLLTLAVIWALAQFPMVGTVSFTTLLICRIVLGAGEGPAFSVAAHAIYKWFPDEKRTLPTAILSQGSAFGVILAVPALNWVIVNHSWHYAFGALGVVGLIWVAAWLALGKEGPLESTQVAAATEPAIPYLQLLTSRTFIGCVAATFGAYWALSLGLTWFTPFIVKGLGFSQSQAGFISILPWVFGATIVILTGWISQVMMARGYNTRVARGVLGSVPLVIGGLILAMMPHVQGAGLQITALVVGTGLCGAIYVVCPPMLGEFTPVSQRGAILAIYGALYTLSGIIAPNVMGTVIQRAGSMLDGYMTGFSINAAVMVGSGLLGLLLLWPNTERARLTGGAAAQPAPLKGAVSPT; encoded by the coding sequence ATGAGCGCTCAGGGAATGCCGTCCGCGGCGGGTACGACGGCAGGGACGTCCAAAGAAACGCCGAAGGGCGCCTGGACCGTCACGTTTCTGCTCTTTCTCTTCATGCTGGTAAACTTCGCCGACAAGATCGTCGTCGGCCTCGCCGGCGTGCCGATCATGACCGACATGAAGCTCAGCGCCGAGCAATTCGGCCTGCTCGGCTCCTCGTTCTTCTTCCTGTTCTCGATCTCGGCGATCGTGGTCGGCTTCATCGTCAACAAGGTGCCGACGCGCTGGGTGCTGCTGACGCTGGCGGTGATCTGGGCGCTGGCGCAGTTTCCGATGGTCGGCACCGTCTCCTTCACCACGCTCTTGATCTGCCGCATCGTGCTCGGCGCGGGCGAAGGACCGGCGTTCTCGGTCGCGGCGCACGCGATCTACAAATGGTTCCCCGACGAGAAGCGCACGCTGCCGACCGCGATCCTGTCGCAAGGCTCGGCCTTCGGCGTCATCCTCGCGGTGCCGGCGCTGAACTGGGTCATCGTCAATCACTCCTGGCACTATGCCTTCGGCGCCCTTGGCGTCGTCGGCTTGATCTGGGTTGCGGCCTGGCTCGCGCTCGGCAAGGAGGGCCCGCTCGAGAGCACGCAGGTCGCGGCCGCGACCGAGCCGGCGATCCCCTATTTGCAGCTTCTCACCTCGCGCACCTTCATCGGCTGCGTCGCGGCGACCTTCGGCGCTTACTGGGCGCTGTCGCTCGGCCTCACCTGGTTCACACCCTTCATCGTCAAGGGGCTCGGCTTCTCGCAAAGCCAGGCCGGCTTCATCTCGATCCTGCCCTGGGTGTTCGGTGCCACCATCGTGATCCTGACCGGGTGGATCTCGCAGGTGATGATGGCGCGCGGCTACAACACCCGCGTCGCCCGCGGCGTGCTCGGCTCGGTGCCGCTGGTGATCGGCGGGCTGATCCTGGCGATGATGCCGCATGTTCAGGGCGCGGGCCTCCAGATCACCGCGCTCGTGGTCGGCACCGGCCTCTGCGGCGCGATCTATGTCGTCTGCCCGCCCATGCTCGGCGAGTTCACGCCGGTGTCGCAGCGCGGCGCCATCCTCGCGATCTACGGCGCGCTCTACACACTCTCGGGCATCATCGCGCCGAACGTGATGGGCACCGTGATCCAGCGCGCCGGCAGCATGCTCGACGGCTACATGACCGGCTTCAGCATCAACGCCGCCGTCATGGTCGGCTCCGGCCTGCTCGGCCTGTTGTTGCTCTGGCCGAACACGGAGCGCGCGAGGTTGACGGGTGGTGCAGCGGCGCAGCCCGCCCCGCTGAAGGGCGCGGTCTCGCCGACGTAA
- a CDS encoding ABC transporter ATP-binding protein: MLTIRNLSKTFASAGEPVHVLRGVDLDLKAGERVALTGESGSGKSTLLHLIAGLDAADSGSIRLQDTEVTKLSDAGRAELRRDRIGLVFQQFNLIPSLSVADNLAFQARIAGRHDAAWTKELVERLGLGNLLRRYPEQLSGGQQQRVAIGRALATKPSLLLADEPTGNLDEDTADDVLALTRDLVARTGCGFLMVTHSLHLAGTLDRHVTLHAGRIA; this comes from the coding sequence GTGCTGACGATCCGAAATCTCTCCAAGACCTTCGCCTCGGCCGGCGAGCCGGTTCACGTGCTGCGCGGCGTCGATCTCGACCTTAAGGCCGGCGAGCGCGTGGCGCTCACCGGCGAATCCGGCAGCGGCAAGAGCACGCTGCTGCACCTGATCGCCGGCCTCGATGCCGCCGACAGCGGCTCGATCCGGCTACAGGATACCGAAGTCACCAAGCTCTCCGACGCCGGGCGCGCAGAGCTGCGGCGCGACCGCATTGGCCTCGTGTTCCAGCAGTTCAACCTGATCCCGTCTCTCTCGGTTGCGGACAATCTCGCCTTCCAGGCGCGGATTGCCGGGCGGCATGATGCGGCCTGGACCAAAGAGCTGGTCGAGCGGCTCGGGCTCGGCAATCTCCTCAGGCGTTATCCAGAGCAATTATCAGGCGGCCAGCAGCAGCGGGTCGCGATCGGCCGGGCGCTCGCGACAAAGCCCTCGCTGCTGCTCGCGGACGAGCCGACCGGCAATTTGGACGAAGACACCGCCGACGACGTGCTGGCGCTGACGCGCGACCTCGTCGCGCGCACCGGCTGCGGCTTCCTGATGGTGACACACAGCCTGCATCTGGCCGGCACGCTCGATCGCCACGTCACCTTGCATGCGGGGCGGATCGCATGA
- a CDS encoding ABC transporter permease — MKRALWILAVLLSHWRRHKMQFATLLIGLIAATALWSGVQAINQQARNAYDRAAATFGGVRTAMLVAPNAATFSQDLFVKLRRAGWPVSPVLEGHVQVNGRSVRLLGIEPVTMPTDVGNAPRLGASDLSSFVAPPGQTLAARETLNDLQEQEGAAPPISSGAKLPPLRVLPQLVPDVLVVDIGVAQRLLNKPDQVSRLLIGKPKGKPAPLQDVVGDQLQRIEPNAETELERLTDSFHLNLTAFGLLSFFVGLFIVNSAVGLAFEQRLPMLRTLRACGASARLVNTVLVIELVALALVAGLIGLVCGYFIAAALLPDVAASLRGLYGAQIPGQLALRPEWWFAGIGISIAGALVAAATSLIKAIRMPVLATAQPRAWQQRQRRWLVLQSLAACAVFAVALLLLHYGVSLIAGFGVLAALMLGAALILPAFLEIILLIGQRWSRGPLSLWFWANSRQQLSGLSLALMALLLALAVNVGVSTMVETFSRTFIGWLNGRLAADVYISAADNAQGVAIRNWLRERSDVQAILSGGRAETQVQGQPVELFGLPDHALYRERWPLLETAPRAWTQLVPGNAAFISEQLSRRLNVRVGDVIEVPAPGGTWELDIVGIYADYGNPKGQLAVNVAALIRHFPQTPQTRIGLIVAKGNIAGLIAALQKQFALDDRSVADQATVKAESIRIFNRTFAVTSALNAFTLGVAGIALLTSLLTLANSRLPQLAPLWAIGITRPRLAAIELTKTLSVALFTSLLAVPLGLLVAWCLIAIVNVKAFGWRLPFHVFPLQLVELVAVALLASLLAALLPMLRLARMQPASLVKVFANER, encoded by the coding sequence ATGAAGCGCGCGCTGTGGATCCTCGCCGTGCTGCTGAGCCATTGGCGGCGTCACAAGATGCAGTTCGCAACGCTCCTGATCGGGCTGATCGCGGCGACGGCGTTGTGGAGCGGCGTGCAGGCGATCAACCAGCAGGCCCGCAACGCCTACGACCGCGCCGCAGCGACGTTCGGCGGCGTGCGCACCGCCATGCTGGTGGCGCCGAATGCGGCGACATTTTCGCAAGACCTGTTCGTCAAGCTCCGCCGCGCCGGCTGGCCGGTCTCGCCGGTGCTGGAAGGACACGTGCAGGTCAACGGACGCTCGGTGCGGCTGCTCGGCATCGAGCCGGTGACGATGCCGACCGATGTCGGCAATGCGCCGCGCCTTGGTGCCTCGGATTTGAGCAGCTTCGTTGCCCCGCCCGGCCAGACGCTGGCGGCGCGGGAGACGCTGAACGATTTGCAGGAGCAGGAGGGCGCGGCGCCGCCGATCAGCAGCGGCGCAAAGCTGCCGCCGCTGCGCGTGCTGCCGCAGCTCGTGCCCGACGTGCTGGTGGTCGACATCGGCGTGGCGCAGCGACTCCTCAACAAGCCGGACCAGGTCTCGCGGCTCCTCATCGGCAAGCCGAAGGGCAAGCCGGCGCCGCTGCAAGACGTCGTCGGCGATCAGCTGCAACGCATCGAGCCGAATGCGGAGACCGAGCTCGAGCGCCTCACCGACAGTTTCCACCTCAACCTCACCGCCTTCGGCCTGCTGTCGTTCTTCGTCGGCCTCTTCATCGTCAACTCCGCCGTCGGCCTTGCCTTCGAGCAGCGGCTGCCGATGCTGCGGACGTTGCGGGCCTGCGGCGCCTCGGCGCGGCTGGTCAACACGGTGCTGGTGATCGAGCTGGTGGCCCTCGCGCTGGTCGCAGGACTGATCGGGCTCGTCTGCGGCTATTTCATCGCGGCGGCGCTGCTGCCGGATGTGGCGGCATCGCTGCGCGGACTCTATGGGGCGCAGATCCCGGGGCAACTCGCATTGCGGCCCGAATGGTGGTTCGCCGGGATCGGCATCAGCATTGCGGGCGCGCTGGTGGCGGCGGCGACCAGCCTGATCAAGGCGATCAGGATGCCGGTGCTGGCGACGGCGCAGCCGCGCGCCTGGCAGCAACGGCAGCGGCGCTGGCTGGTGCTGCAGAGCCTTGCCGCCTGCGCCGTGTTCGCCGTCGCGCTGCTGCTGCTCCATTACGGCGTGTCGCTGATTGCGGGATTCGGCGTGCTGGCAGCACTGATGCTCGGCGCCGCACTGATCCTGCCGGCCTTCCTCGAAATCATCCTGCTCATCGGCCAGCGCTGGTCGCGCGGACCGCTGTCGCTGTGGTTCTGGGCCAATAGCCGGCAGCAACTCTCGGGACTGTCGCTGGCGCTGATGGCGTTGCTGCTCGCGCTCGCCGTCAATGTCGGCGTGTCCACCATGGTGGAAACCTTCAGCCGCACCTTCATCGGCTGGCTCAACGGGCGGCTCGCCGCCGACGTCTACATCAGCGCCGCCGACAACGCCCAAGGCGTTGCGATCCGCAACTGGCTGAGGGAGCGCAGCGATGTGCAGGCGATCCTGTCGGGCGGACGCGCCGAGACGCAGGTGCAGGGCCAGCCGGTTGAATTGTTCGGCCTGCCCGACCATGCGCTCTATCGCGAGCGCTGGCCGCTGCTGGAGACCGCGCCGCGCGCCTGGACCCAGCTCGTGCCGGGCAACGCCGCCTTCATCAGCGAGCAATTGAGCCGCCGCCTCAACGTCCGCGTCGGCGACGTCATCGAGGTGCCGGCGCCGGGCGGCACCTGGGAGCTCGACATCGTCGGCATATATGCCGATTACGGTAATCCCAAGGGCCAGCTCGCTGTGAATGTCGCGGCGCTGATCCGACACTTTCCGCAGACGCCGCAGACCCGAATCGGCCTGATCGTCGCGAAGGGCAATATCGCCGGCCTGATCGCGGCCTTGCAGAAGCAGTTCGCGCTCGACGACCGCAGCGTCGCCGACCAGGCGACGGTGAAGGCGGAATCGATCCGCATCTTCAATCGCACCTTTGCGGTGACGTCGGCGCTGAACGCTTTCACGCTTGGCGTGGCCGGCATTGCGCTCTTGACCAGCCTGCTGACGCTGGCGAATTCACGTCTACCGCAGCTCGCGCCGCTGTGGGCGATCGGCATCACCCGGCCGCGCCTTGCCGCGATCGAATTGACCAAGACGCTGTCGGTCGCACTGTTCACCTCGCTGTTGGCCGTACCGCTCGGGCTGCTGGTGGCGTGGTGCCTGATCGCGATCGTCAACGTGAAGGCGTTCGGCTGGCGGCTGCCGTTCCATGTGTTTCCGCTGCAACTGGTCGAGCTGGTCGCGGTGGCGCTGCTGGCCTCACTGCTTGCTGCGCTGCTGCCGATGCTGCGACTGGCGCGGATGCAGCCGGCGAGCCTCGTCAAGGTGTTTGCCAATGAGCGCTGA
- a CDS encoding lipocalin-like domain-containing protein, with translation MSADRISRRAFAGGIAALALARRASAQGYAGLGETADGYAKVTPGKAFAFPADHGPHPEFRIEWWYLTANLVDSSGAACGLQWTLFRQAAQPGPPGEGWANQQIWMAHAAVTRAGTHRFSEVFSRGGIGQAGVDAKPFAAWIDDWEMKGLEKTDDRTLAPLSLKASGTDFSYALTLEADRPVVLQGDHGYSRKSERGQASYYYSQPFYRARGTLTIDDRPVDVSGQAWMDREWSSQPLDADQTGWDWLSLHLSSGDKLMLYRLRQKDGKDYPFGNWINAAGDTQMIAGGDIQMTPKAITEVAGRKLPVEWQIAIPSRSFSILCKPLNPRAWMRTGFSYWEGPLSFAGTHDGVGYLELTGY, from the coding sequence ATGAGCGCTGATCGGATCTCGCGGCGCGCGTTTGCCGGCGGCATCGCCGCGCTCGCTCTGGCACGCCGCGCCAGCGCGCAAGGCTATGCCGGGCTCGGCGAGACCGCCGATGGTTATGCCAAGGTGACGCCGGGAAAGGCCTTTGCTTTCCCCGCCGACCACGGGCCGCATCCGGAGTTTCGTATCGAGTGGTGGTATCTCACCGCGAATCTCGTCGACAGCAGCGGCGCGGCCTGCGGGTTGCAATGGACGCTGTTCCGCCAGGCGGCGCAGCCAGGTCCGCCGGGCGAAGGCTGGGCCAATCAGCAGATCTGGATGGCGCATGCCGCGGTGACGCGCGCAGGCACTCACCGCTTCAGCGAGGTCTTCTCGCGCGGCGGAATCGGGCAGGCCGGTGTCGATGCAAAACCGTTTGCAGCCTGGATCGACGACTGGGAGATGAAAGGTCTTGAAAAGACCGACGATCGCACCCTGGCGCCGCTCTCGCTGAAGGCCTCGGGCACCGACTTCAGCTACGCGCTGACGCTGGAGGCCGATCGTCCGGTGGTGCTGCAGGGCGATCACGGCTACAGCCGCAAGTCCGAGCGCGGACAGGCCTCGTACTATTACAGCCAGCCATTCTATCGTGCGCGCGGCACGCTCACCATCGACGACAGGCCGGTCGACGTCTCCGGCCAGGCCTGGATGGACCGCGAATGGAGCAGCCAGCCGCTCGATGCTGACCAGACCGGGTGGGACTGGCTGTCGCTGCATCTGTCATCCGGCGACAAGCTGATGCTGTACCGGCTGCGCCAGAAAGACGGCAAGGATTATCCGTTCGGCAACTGGATCAATGCTGCCGGCGACACACAGATGATTGCGGGTGGTGATATCCAGATGACACCGAAGGCAATCACTGAAGTCGCGGGCCGCAAGCTGCCGGTGGAATGGCAGATCGCGATCCCCTCGCGCTCGTTCTCGATCCTCTGCAAGCCGCTCAATCCCAGGGCATGGATGCGGACCGGCTTCTCCTATTGGGAGGGACCGCTCAGCTTTGCCGGCACGCATGACGGCGTTGGCTATCTCGAGCTGACCGGGTATTGA
- a CDS encoding MAPEG family protein: MYHLTALVTLLAIAFYLFTCINVSRSRTKTGVKVPAMSGHPDFERAFRIQMNTLEWMPVFLPALWLFAIYIGDAIAAGIGAVWIIGRIVYFIGYSQAAAKRGPGFAIQALAAIALWAGALGAVVLRMV; encoded by the coding sequence ATGTATCATCTCACCGCCCTCGTCACGCTGCTGGCGATCGCATTCTATCTCTTCACCTGCATCAACGTCTCGCGCTCGCGCACAAAAACCGGCGTCAAGGTGCCGGCGATGTCGGGCCATCCGGATTTCGAGCGCGCCTTCCGCATCCAGATGAACACGCTGGAATGGATGCCGGTCTTCCTGCCGGCGCTCTGGCTGTTCGCGATCTATATCGGCGATGCCATTGCGGCAGGAATCGGTGCGGTGTGGATCATCGGCCGTATCGTCTATTTCATCGGCTATTCGCAGGCCGCCGCAAAACGCGGCCCGGGTTTCGCGATCCAGGCGCTGGCCGCGATCGCGCTGTGGGCGGGCGCGCTGGGCGCGGTGGTGTTGCGGATGGTGTGA